The region CGCCGGACATTGGGCCTGTCGCAGGCCACCGCCATGTCCCCGTTCTTCTCGCCCGCGCGCTTGGAGCCGCCGATGAGAATCCCCAGGCCCACGCTGTCGATGAACTCCACCTGGCGCAGGTCAACCACCAGCCAGGAGAAGCCCTCGTCAAGAGTCTGGGTGACGGCCTCCATGAACTGTGGCGCAGTATACGCGTCCAGTTCGCCCTCCACGCGGATGGTCTGAAGCCAGCCGTCCACGACGTCAACATCAATTCTCAAGTCACTCACCCTTGGAGGGATCTGCCGCCTCGCCGCTTTCCCCGGGCGCCGCTCCACCAGCGCCCTTCAGATCCGCGAGATAGGCCGCTATCCTGGCCTCGCGGGGGTTATCCCCGGGATGGTAGAACTGAACCGCCTCAACCTGGGATGGCAGGTACTGCTGCGCAACCCACCCCCGGGGGTGGTCGTGGGGGTACAGGTAGTCTTCCCGGGAATCCCCGGGCCGGGGCCCGCCTGCGAGATGAGGGGGCACGGCCTGTGCTCCCTGCTTGCGCACCAGTTCCCGGGCCTGCGAGATCGCCTTGTACACCGAGTTGCTCTTGGGCGAGACGGCAATGTGGATCGCCGCCATCGCCAGCGGGATCTGAGCTTCCGGGAGCCCTACGTATTCTACCGCATCGGCGGCGGCCACCGCAACCCTCAGCGCCGTGGGGTCAGCCAGACCAACGTCCTCCGCCGCCTGGATGATGATCCGTCTCGCGATGAAACGAGGGTCCTCCCCCGCCTCAAGCATCTTCGCAAGCCAGTACACAGCGGCGTCGGGGTCCGACCCGCGCATGCTCTTGATGAACGCCGAGATCGTGTCATAGTGCTCCACGCCGTCGCGGTCATACTTCAGCACCGGTCTTTGCAGGGCTTCCTCGGCATCGGCAATGGTGATAACCCGTTTCCCGTCCCCGTCCGGCTGCACACTCAGTGCCGCCAGTTCCAGGGCGTTGAGCGCCGCCCGGGCATCCCCCGAAGCTCCCCGCGCAATATGCTCCAGCGCGTCCGGGGCAATTTCCACCTCCAGACCGCCCAACCCTCGTTCACTGTCCTCAAGGGCCCGGCGAAGCAGCAGCTTTAGCTCCTCCTCGGTGAGCTTCTCCAGGGCGAACAGCCGGCAGCGGGACAGGAGCGGGGACGTCACACTGAAGTAGGGGTTCTCTGTCGTGGCGCCGATGAGAGTGAAGGTTCCATCCTCAACATGGGGCAGCAACTGGTCCTGCTGGGCCTTGTTCAGCCGGTGAATCTCGTCCACAAACAGGATCGTGCCCACATCATTGAGCGACAGGC is a window of Armatimonadota bacterium DNA encoding:
- a CDS encoding STAS domain-containing protein, giving the protein MRIDVDVVDGWLQTIRVEGELDAYTAPQFMEAVTQTLDEGFSWLVVDLRQVEFIDSVGLGILIGGSKRAGEKNGDMAVACDRPNVRRVFEVSGTAELLNVVDELAHAVEILATERAARSGGQVCKPGGEAQ
- a CDS encoding replication-associated recombination protein A, which produces MNLFDRSPTGSNAPLAARMRPVSLDEVVGQDHLVAPQSVLRRALEGDRLPSIIFHGPAGTGKSTLARIVANHTSRDFVELSAVSAGVKEIRAIAEQARQRLSLNDVGTILFVDEIHRLNKAQQDQLLPHVEDGTFTLIGATTENPYFSVTSPLLSRCRLFALEKLTEEELKLLLRRALEDSERGLGGLEVEIAPDALEHIARGASGDARAALNALELAALSVQPDGDGKRVITIADAEEALQRPVLKYDRDGVEHYDTISAFIKSMRGSDPDAAVYWLAKMLEAGEDPRFIARRIIIQAAEDVGLADPTALRVAVAAADAVEYVGLPEAQIPLAMAAIHIAVSPKSNSVYKAISQARELVRKQGAQAVPPHLAGGPRPGDSREDYLYPHDHPRGWVAQQYLPSQVEAVQFYHPGDNPREARIAAYLADLKGAGGAAPGESGEAADPSKGE